The DNA window GCGAAGGGTGCAATTTAATTAGGTaaactctataaataaataaaaatggaaaatattCTCATGACGTCCTTGTTTTATTTCCCATGGCCGGATCGATCTTGACACGAATAAGAAAATCTCAGGATAGGGAAAGGTCTTCTATTTTTTGAAACCAAGATTGAATaaacttattaatataattcGAAATGCGGCGAAGGAGTGCATGCAATTCCTCAAGGAGTCGTGGTTTTGCGTCTGGTGGTACCCGTAGCTACTTGTTTGGTTGCATTTGCTTATCTCTctgtttgaaaatacaaaatattactcttaaaaaaatcGTTCAACTTACTTACTCACCACTTGcaggtattattattattattattattattattattattatttgctatCGCAAACCGGACCCCTCCTCTTTCGCTGCTATCGGTGTGTTTCCACCTTTCAGTTTTACTCATTTTATACCCCTCTCCCTCCCCGCATTTGTCGGAGTGAGACCGAGAGAGAACAGACAGAGAAACAGAAAATGAAGGTGATTGATAAGATTAGGGAAGCAGCAGGAGGAGGTGGAGATGCAAATGGcaatggaggagataatagcAGCAGCAATAAGGTTGTTTTCTCCTTCGAGTTCTTTCCTCCAAAGACAGAAGATGGAGTGGACAACCTGTTTGAGAGAATGGACAGAATGGTGGCTCACAATCCTTCCTTTTGTGACATCACTTGGGGAGCTGGTGGTTCCACCGCAGATCTCACCTTAGACATCGCCAACAAGATGCAGAACATTATTTGTGTCGAGACTATGATGCATCTCACCTGCACCAACATGCCTGTTGAGAAGATCGATCACGCTCTCGAAACAATCAAATCCAATGGAATCCAGAATGTTCTTGCTCTTCGTGGTGATCCTCCTCATGGCCAGGATAAATTCGTCCAGATCCAAGGCGGCTTCGCTTGCGCTCTCGACCTCGTCAGTAACACATATACATACTCTACTCTACTATTTCTTTCACTTCTTGTCaatccaatgtttttttttccctctttctaATGCAGGTCAAACATATCAGATCCAAATATGGTGATTACTTCGGCATTACTGTTGCTGGTTATCCAGGTTCTTATCATTTCCTCTGCTTTCCCTTTTCTTATTACTTAAATtcattacataaattaaaataccgatatgaaatcaaaatattaacaaGCAAATACAGctctttatttcatcattgcttgtttgtattttttttttatgaatcaaaTTCAGAGGCACATCCTGATGCCATTGGAAGTGATGGATTTGCTACGCCTGAGGATTACCAGAAAGATCTTGCTTATTTGAAGCAGAAggtgcttatttttttatatttgcgaAAGCAAATGCATTTCTCTAGtctttaattaatacatgtatatggatctagtttatttatttatttacttgttgaGTATTATtaatgctttctttctttttttgtttctaggTGGATGCTGGAGCTGATCTAATTGTCACACAACTTTTCTATGATACTGATATCTTCCTGAAATTTGTAAATGACTGCCGCCAAATTGGAATCACTTGTCCCATCGTTCCTGGTATTATGCCTATTAATAACTACAAGGGCTTCTTACGTATGACTGGCTTTTGCAAAACCAaggtatattttatattatatgatcataaaaatgataattaattcaTAGGCAATGCTGCATTTCATGTATTCAATTAACTTCATATTGTAGATACCAGCAGAGGTCACTGCTGCATTGGAGCCTATCAAGGACAACGAGGAAGCTGTCAGAGCCTATGGAATTCACCTTGGAACTGAAATGTGCAAGAAGATTTTAGCTCATGGAATCAAGACATTGCATCTATATACCCTGAACATGGAGAAATCTGCTTTAGCCATATTAATGGTTTTCTTCTATTGTCCAATTTATTATTCTTCCTAGAAATGCATTTAGTATTACTTATGACTGGATCTCATGACACACTTATAATGGCAGAATCTTGGTTTgattgaagagtccaagattacAAGGGCATTGCCGTGGCGCCCCCCTACAAATGTTTTCCGTGCAAAAGAAGATGTCCGTCCAATATTCTGGTATGCAGTTTATCTCAAACGCCATACTTATCCAGTAATTGATCATctgtttccttattttttttttttcatttccaagACATTTGACGTATCTAGCCAATGATTGCAGGGCTAATCGCCCAAAGAGCTATCTATCAAGGACAATAGGCTGGGACCAGTACCCTCATGGCCGATGGGGTGATTCTCATAACCCATCCTATGGTGCTTTATCTGATTACCAGGTGCATATATTTACTGAACTCAATTCTTTAGTTCTTTCCTTCTAGGGTATTTTGAATTTGATCCCTTCCTAGGACCAATTAGTGCAATTCACATCACTTGCTATCTAGTTTGCTGAACAAGTAATTAACAAGGTTTTGTGGTTATCTTTTCATGTCTAATGATGTAGAATATTGGGCTTAACAAAGTATATGGATGCATTTATGCTGCTTTTGCACATGTTCTATCATACACAGTGTAGAAGGCCTGTTGCAGACAGTATTTCCAGTCCTTCATCCCTTTTCTTTATACCATACATTCTCATGTCACTGATCTAATTGATATAATGGGTTTATTTGACAAAACACATCCACTTCTAAGGGTTTTGTCGACCTTGAAGAGAAAATAGGTAGATGGGAAGTTATATTTATCAATGAAGGTAAAAGAGAGAGTTATTAGCAAATTAGGAAGCATGCGAGTTTTTGGAAAGTTTTGATAGTGCTTCTTAAAAAAGGAGTTGAATCCCATTCCTTCCTTGAGGTCATGCAGACTAATTGTGTGAAGAAAAtcgatggaaaatttatgtagCAACaactttaagatttttttaggcTGGCTTGCtggttcttcttcttgttctttttattcataaaaaaagaagattttacTAGCAGGAGAACATTAAGTTACAATAGGGAGAATGAGTTAAGTTAATGTTTCAACAGCCCAAAGTGCCTGTCCACACCTCTGAAACAAATCTTGTGAACAGGACGCATGCTCAAATCTCAATTATCTGTGAACGGAGAGAGGTAAGGGTGAGAATGGATTGAGCAGAAATGAAGAgatcttttttgtttaacttttccctttcttttacaTAACTCCTAAATGAGGACCAAAGGTTAAATTACTTGTGTTTGTAACTGTCCTCTATTCGCCTTGCTTTAAGAAAATTTAGTCTAgagaaatttagattttatttagattttttttattagtatgaTGCAAGCTGTCATTTTTTTGATACAGTTCATGCGACCCCGAGCACGTGGCAAGAAACTCTTTGAAGAGTGGGCTAGCCCCTTGAAAAGCGTCGAGGATATATATGAGGTAGGGTTTTCCATCCACAGTTACTTTTagtgttttcttctttcatttgtAGTTTACTTTTTGTGTTCTCTCCTTTTAACCCAATCGATTGCAATAATAACACATTTGAATGTGGCTCATTTGGAGTTTTGATTATCAGAAATTCAAGGTATACTGCCTTGGGAAGTTGAAAAGTAGTCCTTGGTCAGAACTGGAAGGCCTTCAACCTGAgacaaaaatcattaatgaacaGCTGGGTAGGATCAACTTGAAGGGATTCCTGACTATCAATAGTCAACCAGCAGTCAACGCTGAAAAATCTGATTCTCCATCTGTTGGTGAGTGGTGCTCGTGTTTCTTGTTTGTCATCTAATATGTCATAGCAATATGTCTGTTAGAAGCTAACAATATTCCTGCAAAGTTCCTGGACAATTGTAGAACATAGTGCTGCCATTGACTTCTTTTAACTTTGATGCTTGCAAAATTCCAAAGTGATGTTGTGGTTCATGTTTTCTTTAGCTTTCAATAACTCTGATTCGTAAAGTAAAAGAGGTTTTTGAAGTAAATGTTCAAGGATAACCTTGGGATTGTACTATATGAAGGGACTCGTAAAAGATTTGAGCTCTTCTCTTTATGTTGTAGCCTTTTGATTTTGGTTCTGTACAGAATCTAAGGTGAAAATGGTCCTCATATCATTTGTCTTGGCATGATTATGGAAGCACATATGACATCTCTGACTTGATTAACCCATGCTTCGTATGCCCTGCAGGTTGGGGAGGGCCAGGAGGGTATGTATATCAGAAGGCTTATCTAGAGTTTTTCTGCTCCAAGGAAAAGTTGAATGCTCTTGTTGAGAGGTGCAAGGCTTTCCCTTTAGTAACTTACATGGCAGTGAACAGAGGAGGGAGTTGGATATCTAATGTTGCTCTGACTGACGTGAATGCTGTAACCTGGGGAGTCTTCCCAGCAAAAGAGATCATCCAACCAACCGTTGTGGATCCTACCAGCTTCAGTGTGTGGAAGGACGAGGCATTTGAAATCTGGTCAAGAGGATGGGCCTCCTTGTACCCAGAGGGTGACCCATCCAGAACACTGCTTGAAGAGGTAAATGTCTTCATAAATACGAGTCTCGTGTGCATATATTCTATGCATTCATGCACGCACATTTCATTTGTTAATGAAGGCTTCAGGTTCAGTAATGATCCAATGTTAATATTTGCAGGTGCAGAACAGCTACTTTTTGGTCAGCTTGGTAGATAACGATTACATCCATGGGGATATTTTTGCTGTCTTCGCAGAATTATGAGACTAGGTGCTCTTTGCAGCTCCTCCATTTGCTTAGAGTCCATCGAAGTCGCACAAACAGGTGCTTTATCCCAAGTTGAATTCTAGCTTTATTCTTCTTATTGGCACAcgatgtttttgaaattatttccTTATTGAcatgtaataataattgattgGGATTTTTCTACTCTCCATTATGGTGCAAATTGTATCTGGAGTGGCAACTAATTTACTAAAGCCTAAAGCAAATATGATTACtttatttaaacattttttttttcgcttttcaATTGAGCTGCGtgcggtgttttttttttagttgtcgTAATC is part of the Populus trichocarpa isolate Nisqually-1 chromosome 7, P.trichocarpa_v4.1, whole genome shotgun sequence genome and encodes:
- the LOC7465595 gene encoding methylenetetrahydrofolate reductase 2, yielding MKVIDKIREAAGGGGDANGNGGDNSSSNKVVFSFEFFPPKTEDGVDNLFERMDRMVAHNPSFCDITWGAGGSTADLTLDIANKMQNIICVETMMHLTCTNMPVEKIDHALETIKSNGIQNVLALRGDPPHGQDKFVQIQGGFACALDLVKHIRSKYGDYFGITVAGYPEAHPDAIGSDGFATPEDYQKDLAYLKQKVDAGADLIVTQLFYDTDIFLKFVNDCRQIGITCPIVPGIMPINNYKGFLRMTGFCKTKIPAEVTAALEPIKDNEEAVRAYGIHLGTEMCKKILAHGIKTLHLYTLNMEKSALAILMNLGLIEESKITRALPWRPPTNVFRAKEDVRPIFWANRPKSYLSRTIGWDQYPHGRWGDSHNPSYGALSDYQFMRPRARGKKLFEEWASPLKSVEDIYEKFKVYCLGKLKSSPWSELEGLQPETKIINEQLGRINLKGFLTINSQPAVNAEKSDSPSVGWGGPGGYVYQKAYLEFFCSKEKLNALVERCKAFPLVTYMAVNRGGSWISNVALTDVNAVTWGVFPAKEIIQPTVVDPTSFSVWKDEAFEIWSRGWASLYPEGDPSRTLLEEVQNSYFLVSLVDNDYIHGDIFAVFAEL